CTCGACGAGGCGCTGTCGGACTTCGCCGCGCACGACGCCCGGGCCGCGCGTGTGGTCGAGCTGAAAGTCTTCGGCGGACTGACCTCGCAGGAGGCTGCGGACCTGCTCGGGGTCTCCAAGCGCACCGTGGATGGCGACTGGGCCCTGGCCCGGCTCTGGATTGCCCGCCACCTCGCCTCGGGCAGGCCCTGACGCCAGCCGTTGCACCAATCGTCGCCAAACGACGCATATACGGGTGGACCGTGCGGAGGCGGTCCGCTCCCATGCCCCTGACGGACTCACGCACGCCACCTGCGACGGCCACGACGCCCGACCCCACCGCCGCCGGGTGGGTCGTCTGTGCCTGGTGCCGCAGGCCGCTTGGCCGAAACGCCCTCCTGCGGGGCCTCATCTCGCACAGCATCTGCCGCCCCTGCTTCGACGATCTGCTGCACCCGGCCGACCACGACTGGCCTCGCGGGCAGTAGCGGCGCGGGCCTCCAGCGAACGAGCCACGGTCTTCCGGACGGCGAACCTGGTGTAGAGTCGCTGAGGGCGCCGTCGCCGTCACCGATCTACCCGACCCGCCTTCGGGGCCCCTCGCATGGATGTCGCGCTCTTCCCGTTCTCCGAATACTGGTGGCTCTACGCGGCCTTCACCGCCTTCGTCCTCGCGCTGCTCGCGCTCGACCTCGGCGTGTTCCACCGCCACGCGCACGCGGTGGGGTTCAAGGAGGCGACCGCGTGGAGTGCCATCTGGGTCGCCCTGGCGCTGGTCTTCAACTACCTCTTCTTCCTCTACGCGCGGGCGGCCTTCGCGTCGAGCGAGCGGCTGGCGGCCGTGCCTGGGTTCGACCCCGAGGCCGCCGCGCGGCAGGCCGGGCTCGAGTTCCTCACCGGGTACATCGTCGAGAAGTCGCTCGCGGTCGACAACATCTTCGTGTTCGTCGTGGTGTTCGCCTTCTTCGCCGTTCCGGCGAAGTACCAGCACCGCGTGCTGTACTACGGCATCCTGGGCGCGCTGGTCTTCCGCGCGATCTTCATCGCCATGGGCTCGATGCTCATGCAGTACGGGTGGGTCGTCGTTGCCTTCGGCGTGTTCCTCATCGCGACCGGGGTCAAGATGATGTTCGCGCCAGAGAAGCCGCTCGCGCCCGAACGCAACCCCGTCATCCGGCTGTTCCGCCGGTTCGTGCCGGTGACGGCCGAGATGCACGGCCAGCGGTTCTTCGTACGCAAAGACGGCCGGGTGTTCGCGACGCCGCTGCTCGTGGCGCTGCTGTTCCTCGAGCTGAGCGACATCATGTTCGCGGTCGACTCGGTGCCCGCGATCTTCGCCCTGACGCGCGAGCCCTTCATCGTCTTCACGTCCAACATCTTCGCCATCCTCGGGCTCAGGGCGATGTACTTCATGCTCGCCGGCGCGGTGGACAAGTTCCACCTGCTCAAGTACGGCCTCGCCATCGTGCTGATCTTCGTCGGCGTGAAGATGGTGTGGCTCAACCACTACTTCGGCGGCAAGTTCCCGACGTCGTGGTCGCTGAGCTTCATCGTGACGGTGATCGTGATCTCGGTGGTCGTCTCGCTGATGTGGCCGCGCCGCCCCGCCGCCGAGCTCCCCGACAGGTAGCGGGCCCGACGCCCGGCGGCAACTCCCATCCAGCGCCTCGGGTAGAATCGCGGTATGAGCCAAGCGCCGCTGCCGCTCGTGGGCATCATCATGGGCAGCACGTCCGACTGGGAGACGATGCGGCACGCCGCCGACGTGCTCGCGCGGTTCGACGTGCCGTTCGAGCGGGCCGTCGTGTCCGCGCACCGCACGCCGGCGTGGATGGCCGAGTACGCGCGGACGGCCGAAGCGCGCGGCCTAGAGGTCATCATCGCCGGCGCGGGTGGCGCCGCGCACCTGCCCGGCATGGTCGCCTCGCAGACGCTCGTGCCGGTCGTCGGCGTGCCCGTACAGAGTCACGCGCTCCAGGGGCTCGACTCGCTGCTCTCGATCGTTCAGATGCCGGGGGGCGTGCCGGTGGCGACGATGGCCATCGGCCGGGCCGGCGCGACCAACGCGGGGCTGTTCGCCGTCGCGGTGCTCGCGACGAGACGGCCCGAGCTGCGCGAACGGCTCCGCGTGTCCCGGGCCGAGCAGGAAGCCGCCGTGCGCGGCGCGGTTCTGCCGTGAGCACGCCGGTCGGCCCCGGGTCGGCCATCGGCGTCCTGGGCAGCGGGCAGCTCGGGCGCATGTTCGCCCTGGCAGCCCGGCGCCTCGGCTATCGCGTGCACGTGTACTCTCCCGACGCGGACTCGCCTGCCGGCCAGGTGGCCGACGTCGAGGTGAGCGCCCCGTACGACGACCTCGATCGCGTTCGCCGGTTCGCCGAGGCCGTGGCCGTGGTGACCTTCGAGTTCGAGAACGTTCCCGCGGCGACCGCGGCCGCGGCTGCCGAGCGCGCTCTCGTCCGGCCGTCCGGTGCCGTGCTGAACACG
This region of Acidobacteriota bacterium genomic DNA includes:
- a CDS encoding TerC family protein — its product is MDVALFPFSEYWWLYAAFTAFVLALLALDLGVFHRHAHAVGFKEATAWSAIWVALALVFNYLFFLYARAAFASSERLAAVPGFDPEAAARQAGLEFLTGYIVEKSLAVDNIFVFVVVFAFFAVPAKYQHRVLYYGILGALVFRAIFIAMGSMLMQYGWVVVAFGVFLIATGVKMMFAPEKPLAPERNPVIRLFRRFVPVTAEMHGQRFFVRKDGRVFATPLLVALLFLELSDIMFAVDSVPAIFALTREPFIVFTSNIFAILGLRAMYFMLAGAVDKFHLLKYGLAIVLIFVGVKMVWLNHYFGGKFPTSWSLSFIVTVIVISVVVSLMWPRRPAAELPDR
- the purE gene encoding 5-(carboxyamino)imidazole ribonucleotide mutase, with the translated sequence MSQAPLPLVGIIMGSTSDWETMRHAADVLARFDVPFERAVVSAHRTPAWMAEYARTAEARGLEVIIAGAGGAAHLPGMVASQTLVPVVGVPVQSHALQGLDSLLSIVQMPGGVPVATMAIGRAGATNAGLFAVAVLATRRPELRERLRVSRAEQEAAVRGAVLP